The Streptomyces laurentii region CCCGGGCGCCGACCGCCTTGGCCAGCTGGATCGCCATGGTGCCGATGCCGCTCGCGCCGCCGTGCACGAGCAGCGTCTCGCCCGGCCGGAGGTGGGCCAGCATGAAGATGTTCGACCACACCGTGCAGGCGACCTCGGGCAGCGCCGCGGCCGTCACCAGGTCGACGTTGGCCGGACGGGGCAGCAGCTGCCCGGCCGGGACGGCGACCTTCTGGGCGTATCCGCCGCCGACGAGCAGCGCGCACACCTCGTCGCCGACTGCCCACCCCGAGACGCCGGGGCCGAGCGCGGCGATCCGGCCGGAGCACTCCAGACCGGGGTACGGGGAGCTGCCCGGCGGCGGATCGTAGAAGCCCTGACGCTGGAGCAGATCGGCTCGGTTGACGGCGCTCGCCACCACCTCGACGAGGACCTCGCCCTCGGCGGGGACGGGATCGGGGACCTCGGCCCAGACCAACGCCTCGGGCCCGCCGGGTTGGGGAATCGTGATCGCATGCATGGCGGCGAGGCTACTCCCGGGACGTACGTCGGGGGCGGGCCGGACGTCGGGGGCGGGCCGGAGAGTCCCGGCCCGCGCCCGATGTCCGTCTTGTGCCTTGGGCCCGCCGTCAGTCCTGGTCGGGCGTGGTGAGCGGGGTGACGGGCGCGGCGCGCACGATCGTGATGACCCGGTCGGTCAGCTGGAGCGGGCTGGCGGCGGGGTCGTCGTACCCGAGCAGCCGGTGGCCGCGCAGCACGCTCACCACCAGGTCCTTGGTCTCCCGGACGCTCTTGCCGGCCTCGGCCTTGGTCACCGGCCGCTCGACGAGGTCGAGTCCGGAACCCTGCTGGATGAGGTCCTCCATCACCGTGCCCGCGCTGGGGCTGAGGACGGAGAGGCCGAGGAGCCGGCCGGCGGCGCTCGCGCTGGTGATCACGGCGTCGGCGCCGGACTGGCGCAGCAGCGGCGCGTTCTCCTCCTCGCGGACCGCGGCGACGATCTTCGCGCCCTTGTTGAGCTGGCGGGCCGTCAGGGTGACCAGCACGGCGGTGTCGTCGCGCTGGGTGGCGATGACGATCTGACGGGCCTTCTGCACCTCGGCGCGGAGCAGCACGTCGCTGCGGGTCGCGTCGCCGATGACGCCCACGAACCCGTCGGCGTTGGCCGCCTCGATGACCTTGCTGGACGGGTCGACGATGACGATGTGGTCCTTGCGCAGCCCGGTCGCGCACAGCGTCTGGATCGCCGAGCGCCCCTTGGTCCCGAATCCGACGATGACGGTGTGGTCACGCAAGGTGGCCCTCCAGCGGTGGAGCCGGAACTCCTCCCGGGTCCGCTCCGTGAGGACCTCGAGAGTGGTGCCGACCAGGATGATCAGGAACAGCACGCGCAGCGGCGTGACCAGCAGGATGTTCGCGAGGCGCGCGGAATCGCTGTACGGGACGATGTCGCCGTACCCGGTGGTGGAGAGGGTGACGGTCGCGTAGTAGGCGGCGTCGAGGAAGTCGAGCGACTCGTCGGCGTTGTCGTGGTAGCCCCCGCGGTCGGCGTAGACGATGAGGATCGTCACGAACAGCACGCCTATGGCCATCAGCAGACGCTTGGCGACCTGGCGCAGCGGCCGTTCGACCTCCCGCCGGGGCAGCTTGACCCTCGGGGCGGTCTTCTCGTCCGCCTGCCGGGCCATGATGTCGCGGCTGGGCAGTTTCACGTGAAACACACTCCTTGGCCCGTGGCCGGGGCCGTCCAGGGAAGGTCGAGTACATCGAGCGCCTGCCCGGGCCGGGCCCCGCCGGGCGGGACCACGGCCATGCCGTCGGCGGTGGCGATGCCGCGGAGCATCGCGGGCCCGGAGTAGCGCAGCGGCACGGCCGCGCCGTCGCGGTCGAGGACGGGGACCAGCCGGGTGTCCTGCGGATGACCCTGGATCCCGTCGCGTACGGGGACGCTGAACGGCACCGAGCCCGCGGCGGGGTGGCCGGCGAGGGCACGCAGCAGCGGCTCGGCGAGCGTGAGCAGCCCGGAGACGGCGGCGAGCGGATTGCCGGGCAGACCGACGAGGTACCGGTCCGCCGGATCACCGAGCGCGGCGAGCAGCATGGGGTGGCCGGGGCGGACCCGGACACCGTCGACGAGCAGGGTGGCGCCGGCCTTGGCCAGGACCGGGTGGACGTGGTCGACGGGCCCGGACGCGGTGCCGCCGGTGGTGACCACCACGTCGGCGGCGGAGCCGGTGACCGCCCGGTACAGCTCCTCGGCGTCGTCGCCGATCCGGCGGACGCCGAGAACGTCGGCGCCGAGCGCGCACAGCCAGGGGTCGAGCAGCGGGCCGAGCGCGTCGCGGATCAGGCCCTCGTGGGGGAGTCCGGAGGTCAGCAGCTCGTCGCCGAGGACCAGGACCTCCACGCGGGGGCGCGGATACGTGGTCAGCTCGTCGTAGCCGGCCGCGGCGGCGAGACCGAGGACGGCGGGGGTCACCAGGCTGCCGGCGGGCATCAGCCGGTCGCCGGACCGGCACTCCTGGCCCCGGGGACGGATGTCCTGGCCCTGGACGACCTCGCGCCGGGCGTGCAGCTGACCGGCCGCGTCGGTACGGGAGTGCTCGGCGCGGACGACGGCGGTCGCCCCGGCCGGCACCCGGGCGCCGGTCGCGATCCGGACGGCGTGGCCGTCGGCGAGTTCGGCGGTGGTGGCGTGGCCGGCGAGGACCGAACCCTCGGGACCCTCGGGGGCGGTGCGCCAGGGGCCGGGACCGGCGACCGCCCAGCCGTCCATCGCGGAGGTGTCGAAGGAGGGCAGGTCGGTGAGCGCGCGCAACGGCTCGGCCAGGACCCGGCCGAGGGCCTGCCCGAGCGGTACGGGCACGGGGCGGCGGGTCGCGGCCGCGGTCGTCCCGGCCCGCGCGGCGGCGGCCCGGGCCTCGGGCCACGCGGTGCCGTGCCGGTGGCCCGGGGACGTCTGCGGGGGCGGGACGGCGGGGCCGCTCGCGGGGTCCTGACCGGCCGGGCCGGCCGGCCGGGGACGGCGGCCGACGAGCGCGAGGGCCTCGTCCATGCCGTCGTCGGACCCGCGTTCGTCGCTGGTCATCCGGCGTCGTCCTGCTCGGCGGCCCAGCGCTGGGCGAGCGCGGCGGCCTTGCGGGCCGCCTCCGCGACGGCCTCGGGGCCACCTTCGGCCCGCCCCGCCGCGTAGCCGACCAGGAAGGTGGTCAGCGGCGCCGCCGGACGCGCGACACCGTGCGCGGCGTCGCGGGCGAGGTCGAGCAGCACGGCCGTGTCGACGTCCAGGTCGATGCCCAGTTCGTCCTTGACTGCGGTGATCCATTCGTTCAGCACGTGCCCATGCTCCCTGATGCGTGTGCGGGCCGTCGCGACGTCCCCCCAGGTGTCGCAGTCGAAGGACGCGTCGAACGGTCCGGAGTGCCCCGGAGCGGGCGGGACGGGCACGACGCGCAGGGCCTCGGTCACCCTGCGCAGCGGAAGACCGTCCAGGGTGCCGCCGTGCTCCGCGGCGGCCCGGGTGAGGGCTCGCCGCAGCGGTTCGGTCCGGTAGGCCGCGACCAGCGGCTGGTGCCGCCCGTCGGTGTCGACCCCGAGGGCCGCCTCGGCGTCCGGTGCCGCGTCCAGTGCCCCGGCCAGCCGGCGCGCGGTGTCGGCGTCGAAGAACGGCAGATCGGCGGAGAGGACGAGCGCGAGGGGAGCGGGGGGAGCACCGTCGGTGGGGAGGGACGCGAGGCGACGCAGGCCGGCGTCGAGCGCGGCGACGGGGCCGCCGCCGGGTGGATCCTCCCGGGCCCACGCGACGGGGCGGGAGGTGGCGCGGGGCGCGGCGACGACGACGGTGCGTCCGGCGTCGCGGCAGCCCGCGAGGACCCGGTCGAGCAGGGGACGTCCCCCGACCCGTACGGCTGGCTTGTCGACCCCGCCGAGCCGCCGGGCGGAGCCCCCGGCCAACACGACGGCGTCATATGCGGTCGTCACCCCAGCAGTATGCGCGCCCCCTTGAACGGTCCGGGGCCCGGCGTGAGGTTGGGCCCCGGACAAGGCCGCCAGGCACCATGGGGCCCCGTGCCCCGGCTGGTGTGAGCTCCCGGCGGAGTCCTTGTGGCGGTCAGAGTGTGCGCAGCAGCACCGCCGGGTTCTCGACGCAGTCCGCGACGTAGCGGAGGAAGCCGCCGGCCGTGCCGCCGTCGCAGACCCGGTGGTCGAAGGTGAGCGAGAGCTGCACCACCTGGCGTACCGCCAGCTCGCCCTCGTACACCCACGGCTTGGGAATGATCCGGCCGACGCCGAGCATGGCCGCCTCGGGGTGGTTGATGATCGGCGTGGAGCCGTCGACCCCGAACACCCCGTAGTTGTTGAGCGTGAACGTGCCGCCGGTCAGGTCCGCCGGGGTCAGCGACCCCTGCCGGGCCACCTCGGTCAGCCGGGCGAACTCGGCGGACAGCGACTCGGCGCTGCGCCCGCCCGCGTCCTTCACCACGGGCACGACCAGACCGCGCTCGGTCTGGGCCGCGAACCCGAGGTGCACGGACGGCAGCCGGACGATCTCCCGCGCGGCCGTGTCGACGGTGGCGTTGAGCTCGGGGAAACGGCTCAGCGCGTGGACGCAGATCTTGGCGAGCAGCGCGAGGACGGAGATCTTCGGTCCGCCCGCCGCGTTCATCCGCGCCCGCGCGGTCATCAGCTCGGTCGCGTCGGCGTCCACCCAGCAGGTGGCGTCCGGGATCTCGGTACGGCTGCGCGTCAGCTTGTCGGCGACGGCACCGCGCACCCCGCGCAGCGGGATCCGCTCCCCCGCGGCGACCGCCGGGGCGGCCGGGGTGGCCGGGGCGGGGGCGGTGACGGCCGGGGCGGGCCGCTCCCGTACGGCGAGTGCCGTCTCCACGTCGGCCCGCAGGATCAGCCCCTCGGGGCCGGTGCCGCGCACCTCGCGCAGGTCGAGTCCCCGGTCCCGGGCGAGCTTGCGCACCAGCGGCGAGATGACGGCCACGGGGCCCTTCGGCGCCACCGGAACGGCGGGGGCGACCGGCGCGGGCGCCGGCAGGGTGACCGTCGCGGCGGCCGGGTTCTCGCGGCGGACCCGGCGGCGCCGGGCGGCGGGCCCGGTGGTGCCGTAGCCGACGAGCACATTGCCCGAGTACTCAGAAGACACGGCGGAGGCCGCGGCCTCCGCGGACACGGAGGCGGACACGGAGGCGGTCGCGGAGGCGGTCGCGGGGGCGGTCGTCTTCACCGGCTCGGGCTCCGCCGCACCGCCGACGGCGACGGTCAGCAGCGGTGCGCCGACCGGCAGTTCGGTCCCCTCCTCGCCGAAGCGGGCGGTGACGACGCCCCCGTACGGGCAGGGCACCTCCACCATCGCCTTGGCCGTCTCGACCTCGACGACCGGCTGGTCGATGACGACGACGTCGCCGACGTCGACCAGCCAGCGCACGATCTCGGCCTCGGTGAGGCCCTCGCCGAGGTCGGGCAGCTTGAACTCCAGGACCTGCGCCATCAGCTCTGCGCCTCCCACTGGAGCCGCGCGACCGCGTCCAGGATCCGGTCCACGCCCGGCAGGTGGTGCCGCTCCAGCATCGGCGGCGGATACGGGATGTCGAAGCCGGCCACGCGCAGCACCGGCGCCTCCAGGTGGTGGAAGCAGCGCTCGGTGATCCGGGCGGCGATCTCGGCGCCCGGACCGGCGAATCCGGTCGACTCGTGCACGACGACGGCCCGGCCGGTGCGCCGCACGGACGCGCACACCGTCTCCTCGTCGAAGGGCACGAGCGAGCGCAGGTCGACGACCTCCAGGTCCCAGCCCTCGGCCGCGGCGGCCTCGGCGGCCTCCAGGCACACCGGCAGGGACGGCCCGTAGGTGACGAGGGTGGCACTGGTGCCGGGACGGCGCACCACGGCCTTGCCGATCGGCTCGACGGCGGCCGGCGCCTCGGGCGACCAGTCGGACTTCGACCAGTACAGCCGCTTGGGCTCCAGGAAGACCACCGGGTCGTCGGAGGCGATGGCGGCCCGCAGCAGCCCATAGGCGTCCTCGACGGTCGCCGGGGTGACGACGTGCAGGCCCGGGGTGGCCATGTAGTAGATCTCGGAGGAGTCGCTGTGATGCTCGACGCCGCCGATCCCGCCCCCGTAGGGGATACGGACGACGAGCGGCATCGGCATGGTGCCGCGGGTGCGGTTGCGCATCCGCGAGACATGGCTGACGAGCTGCTCGAACGCCGGGTAGGCGAACGCGTCGAACTGCATCTCCACGACCGGCCGCAGCCCGTACATGGCCATGCCGACGGCCGCGCCGAGGATGCCCGCCTCGGCCAGCGGCGTGTCGGTGCAGCGGTCCTCGCCGAACTCCTTCGCGAGCCCGTCGGTGACCCGGAAGACGCCGCCGAGGGTGCCGACGTCCTCGCCCATGACGTGGACCGTGGGGTCCTCGGCCATGGCGTCGCGCATGGCCCGCTGGAGGGCCTGCGCCATGGTGGCCGGCTTGGCCGCGGCCTTCGCGGCCGGCCGTGCGGTCGTGTGCGTGGTCATCACGCCTCGCTCTCGGCGTCGAGCTCCGCCCGCAGCTGTGCCGCCTGCTCGCGCAGCTGCGCGGTCTTCTCGGCGTACACATGGGCGAACAGGTCCATCGGGTCCAGGACGGGGTCGGCGTTCATCCGCTCGCGCAGCCGCGCCGCCATCTCCTCGGCGTCCTCGGCGGCCGCGCGGCGGCCGTCCTCGTCGAGGATTCCGCGCTCGGTCAGCTCGCGCTCCAGGATCACGATCGGGTCGTGCGCCCGCCACGTCTCGACCTCGGCGTCGCCGCGGTAGCGGGTCGCGTCGTCGGCGTTGGTGTGGGCGTCGATCCGGTAGGTGACGGCCTCGACGAGGGTGGGCCCGCCGCCGCGCCGGGCGCGGGTGACGGCCTCGGTGAGCACCTGGTGGACGGCGACCGCGTCGTTGCCGTCGACGAGCCGGCCCGGCATCCCGTATCCGACGGCCTTGTGGGCGAGGGACGGGGCGGCGGTCTGCTTGGCGAGCGGGACGGAGATCGCGAAGCCGTTGTTCTGGACGAGGAAGACCACGGGGGCCTGCCAGACGGCGGCGAAGTTCAGCGCCTTGTGGAAGTCGCCCTCGCTGGTGCCGCCGTCGCCGACCATGGCGAGCGCGACGACGTCGTCGCCCTTCAGCCGGGCGGCGTGGGCGAGGCCCACGGCGTGCGGGAGCTGGGTGGCGAGCGGGGTGCTGAGCGGCGCTATGCGGTGCTCGTGCGGGTCGTAGCCGGTGTGCCAGTCGCCGCGCAGCAGGGTCAGGGCCTCGACGGGGTCGAGGCCGCGGGCGACGGCGGCGAGCGTGTCGCGGTACGAGGGGAAGAGCCAGTCCCGCTCCTCCAGGGCCAGCGCGGCGGCGACCTCGCACGCCTCCTGGCCGGTGGTGGAGGGGTAGACGGCGAGCCGGCCCTGCTTGGTCAGGGCGGTGGCCTGCGCGTTGTACCGGCGGCCGCGGATCAGCTCGGCGTAGAGGCGGCGCAGCAGCGCGGGGTCCGCGTCGGCCACCGCGTCCGTGCCGAGCACGCGGACCGGCTCCGCGTCCGGCAGCAGCGGGGCGGGGTCGGTACGGGGCTGCCAGGCCGGGGGCGGGGTGAGCCGGTAGTCACGGGCGGCACCGGGGGGCTCTTGGACTGTCGAACTGCGCTGTTGCAACGAGTCCACCTCCTCGTGGGAGCGGGCATAAGACCCGAGGGCGGGCGGCGCGCGATGTGGCGCGCCTCACCTACCGATTGTTCGGTCGTGGAGGCATTTTGGCTACAGGCACCTCCAGCCTGTGGACAAACGGTTCTCCACAGCCTGGGATGGGTGCAGGGCGTCCACGGGAGAGAGGCGGGGGGACATGGCGGATGAACAAATGGCCGGGGCCATACGGGGTACGGATGACACACGCCTGAACACATCCCCCGACACCGCCCTCCCCGCGCCGGCCGGCGCGGGATCCGGCACCGGCACAGGGACCTCGTCAGGAACTCCGTCCACCGCTCCTCCCGGGCCCGCGACCACCGCTCCCTCCGGGCCCGCGCCCGGCGTTCCCTCGGGGGCTCCGTCCGGTCCTGCCGTCATGGTCACCCCGCCGGGCCCGGCCCGCCCGCTGGACACCATCGACCGCGCGATCCTGCGGCTGCTCCAGGCCGACGGCCGCGCCTCGGTCCGCTCCGTCGCCGAGCGGGTGCACGTCTCACGCGCCAACGCGTACGCGCGCATCAACCGGCTCATCGACGACGGCGTGATCCGCGGCTTCGGCGCCCGCGTCGACTACGAGCGGGCGGGGCACGGCGCCTCCGCCTACATCACCCTCAAGATCGTCCAGAACTCGTGGCGGACCGTCCGCGAACAGCTCCAGGCCCTGCCGGGCGCCGCGCACATAGCGCTGGTCAGCGGCGACTTCGACGTCCTGCTGCTGGTGCACACCCCGGACAACCGGACCCTGCGCGAGCTGGTGCTCACCCGGCTCCAGTCCATGCCCGAGGTCCTGTCGACCCGCACCCTGCTGGTCTTCGAGGAGACCGACCTGGACCCGGACCCCGGCCACGGCGACTGAGCCCCGCCCCGGCGCACGACAGCCCGCCCGGAACGGATCCGGGCGGGCTGTCGGGGCTACGAGAAGGGGCTGCCGGTCGTGTGGCTCAGCGGGCGGTCCTCAGCCCGTCGAAGGCCATCCGTACGACGGTGTCCGCCAGCTGGTCCCGCTCCGCCGGGGAGTCGTGGTGCGGCCGGTACCACTCCACCAGCGAGTTGATCATCCCGAAGAGCAGCCGGGTGGCGAGCCGGATGTCCACGTCCGCGCGCAGGTCACCGTCGGCGGCCGCCGCCTTCAGCAGCTCGGCCACCCGGTGGTCGAACTCGCGGCGCCGCTCCATCGCCCACCGCTCGGTCGTGGTGTTGCCCCGCACGCGCAGCAGCAGCGTCACGTACGGCAGTTCGTCTATCAGCACCTCGACGGTGCGCCGGGTCACGTACTCGACCCGCTCGACGGCCCGGCCCCGGCCCGCGGCCGGCTCGGCGAGGACGGCGAACAGCCCGTCGAGCGCCCGGCTGACGGCCCGCCGCAGCAGCTCCTCCTTGCCGGACACATGGTGGTAGATCGACGACTTGGAGATGCCCGCCGCCTTGGACAGGTGCTCCATGGACGTGCCGTCGTAGCCACGCTCGTTGAAGACCTGGACGGCGACCGAGAGCAGCGTCTCGGGGGTGTACGTGTCGCGTCGCGCGGTGGTCATGACTGCTCCTCCGCACCCTCGTCGAAGCCCCGCCGCGCGAGGGCGAGCGAGGGCGCGTAGCGTCCGGTCGGGTAACGGTCGTGCAGCGCGCCGAGCAGGTCGCATACGCGCCTGTGCCCGATGCGCGCCGCCCACTCCAGTGGGCCCGCCGGGTAGTTGACGCCCAGTCGCATCGCCGTGTCCACGTCCTCGGCGGTGGCGACCCGCCGGTCCACGGCGTCGGCGGCGAGGTCGGCGAGCATCGCGACCGTACGGGCCACGATCATGCCCGGCACGTCGCCGATCACGGAGACCTTCTTGCCCAGTGCCTGGAAGAGCCCCACGGCCTCCGCGAGGATGTCGGGATCCATCCCCTCGCGGGCCGACAGGACGATCCGGCTCGCCGCCGCGTAGTCGAGCGCCAGGTCGAAGGAGACGACGTCGTCCTTGCGGTACTCGAAGGACGTCTCGCCGTCCGCGAGGCCGAGCCTGGCCCCTCCGGGCAGTTCGACGTACCCGTCCCCGGTGGTGCGCCGCACCGTGATCCCGGCGGCCTCGAACAGCTCCACCAGCGGCTCGGCGGGTCCGAGCGACCCTCGCACCGTGACCCGCGCGGGCGCCTCGGCGGGCGGCGCGGTGTGCGGCTCGGGGCGCTCGGCGCCCTCCGCGTACGGGAACCAGCCGTGCCCCGACTTGCGGCCGAGCCGGCCCGACTCGACGAGCCGCCGCTGCGCGAGCGAGGGCGTGAACTTGGGGTCCTGGAAGAAGGATTCCCACACCGAGCGGGTCACGGCCTCGTTGACGTCCTGGCCGATGAGGTCGGTCAGCTCGAAGGGCCCCATCTTGAAGCCGCCGGACTCGCGCAGCGCCGCGTCGATCGTGGCCGGGTCGGCGCCGCCCTCCTCGAAGACGCGCAGCGCCTCGGCGTAGAAGGGGCGGGCGATCCGGTTCACGATGAAGCCCGGGGTGTCCGCGCAGCGCACCGGCGTCTTGCCCCAGCCCCGCATCGTCTCGTACGCGCGCGTGGCGGTGTCCGGGTCGGTGGCGTGGCCGCTGACGACCTCGACGAGCGGCAGCAGCGGGGCCGGGTTGAAGAAATGCAGGCCGACGAACCGGCCGGGGCGGCGCAGGCCGCCCGCGATGGCGGTGACGGAGAGGGAGGAGGTGTTGGTGGCGAGCACCGTGTCGTCGCCGACGACCTTCTCCAGGTCCGCGAAGAGCCCCTGCTTGACGTCGAGCCGTTCGACGATCGCCTCGACGACCAGGGCGGCGTCCGCGAGACCGGCGAGTTCGGCGGCCGGGTGCAGCCGGTCGAGTGCCGCGTCGCGCTCCGCCGCGCCGAGCCGGCCCTTGGCGACCAGCCGCTCCAGCCGGCCGGCGACGGCGGCCACGGCCTCCTCCGCCCGACCGGGCGCACTGTCGTACAGACGTACGGAATGACCGGCGGTCAGGGCGACCTGGGCGATGCCCTGGCCCATGGTGCCCGTACCGACCACGGCGACCGTACTGCCAGGTGAAAGGCCCGGCGCGGCGCCGGAGTCCACGCGCGGGCCGATGTCCGGGGCGAGAGGTCCGGCTCCGTCGGCCGGCACCGCGTCGCTCCCCTGGACCGTCGTGTTGGCGCTCATAGGAGTGATCCTCCCCGATGGGTTTTCCACAGGATCGACGGACCCCCTTGTCCCGACCGATCGTTCGGTTACTCTAACTCCGTACGCGTCTCCCTGCCCAGCTCGACGAGGAGTTGGTCCATTCATGGCCACCACTCAGCTGACCACCGACGTTCTGGCCGAGAAGCACCGGTCCACTCTCGATCAGGCCCTCGCCACCATCCGCACCCGCGCCTACTGGTCACCGCACCCGGAGCACCCCAAGGCCTACGGGGAGAACGGCTCGCTGGACGCCGCCGCCGGCCTCGCCGCCTACCAGGGCCTGCTCGGCAAGCGCTTCGAGCTCGACCAGCCCGGCACCGACGGCTGGACCGGTGCCGAGACCTCGCCGTACGGCCCGGAGCTCGGCGTCGAGTACCCGCACGCCGACCTCGACGTGCTGCTCCCCGCGATGCGCGCCGGCATGGCCGCGTGGCGCGACGCCGGCCCCGAGACCCGTGCCCTGGTGTCCCTGGAGATCCTCGCCCGGATCTCGGCCCGCACGCACGAGTTCGCCCACGCCGTCATGCACACCAGCGGCCAGGCGTTCATGATGGCGTTCCAGGCCGGCGGCCCGCACGCGCAGGACCGCGGCCTGGAGGCCGTGGCGTACGCGTACGAGGAGCAGACCCGCACCCCGGCCGGCCGCGCCGCCTGGTCCAAGCCGCAGGGCAAGCGCGACCCGCTGGAGCTCAGCAAGGAGTTCACGGCGGTCGGCCGCGGCATCGGCCTCGTCATCGGCTGCAACACCTTCCCGACCTGGAACGGCTACCCGGGCCTGTTCGCCTCCCTCGCCACCGGCAACCCGGTGCTGGTCAAGCCGCACCCGCGCGCGGTGCTCCCGCTGGCCCTCACCGTCAAGATCGCCCGCGAGGTGCTCGCCGAGGCCGGCTTCGACCCCAACCTGGTGGCGCTGGCCGTCGAGCGTCCCGGCGAGGGCATCGCCAAGACCCTGGCCGTCCGCCCCGAGGTCCGGATCATCGACTACACCGGCTCGACCGCCTTCGGCGACTGGCTGGAGGCCCACGCCCGCCAGGCGCAGGTCTACACGGAGAAGGCCGGCGTCAACACGGTCGTCGTCGACTCCACCGACGACTACAAGGGCATGCTCGGCAACCTGGCCTTCTCGCTGTCCCTGTACAGCGGCCAGATGTGCACCACCCCGCAGAACCTGCTGATCCCCCGCGACGGCATCACCACCGACCAGGGCCCGAAGTCCTACGACGAGGTGG contains the following coding sequences:
- a CDS encoding dihydrolipoamide acyltransferase component of branched-chain alpha-keto acid dehydrogenase complex (2-oxoacid dehydrogenases acyltransferase (catalytic domain); pfam00198;~Dihydrolipoamide acyltransferase component of branc hed-chain alpha-keto acid dehydrogenase complex [Streptomyces venezuelae ATCC10712];~E3 interaction surface;~Lipoyl domain of the dihydrolipoyl acyltransferase component (E2) of 2-oxo acid dehydrogenases. 2-oxo acid dehydrogenase multienzyme complexes, like pyruvate dehydrogenase (PDH), 2-oxoglutarate dehydrogenase (OGDH) and branched-chain 2-oxo acid...; cd06849;~dihydrolipoamide acetyltransferase; Reviewed;~e3 binding domain; pfam02817;~identified by MetaGeneAnnotator; putative;~lipoyl attachment site [posttranslational modification]), with the protein product MAQVLEFKLPDLGEGLTEAEIVRWLVDVGDVVVIDQPVVEVETAKAMVEVPCPYGGVVTARFGEEGTELPVGAPLLTVAVGGAAEPEPVKTTAPATASATASVSASVSAEAAASAVSSEYSGNVLVGYGTTGPAARRRRVRRENPAAATVTLPAPAPVAPAVPVAPKGPVAVISPLVRKLARDRGLDLREVRGTGPEGLILRADVETALAVRERPAPAVTAPAPATPAAPAVAAGERIPLRGVRGAVADKLTRSRTEIPDATCWVDADATELMTARARMNAAGGPKISVLALLAKICVHALSRFPELNATVDTAAREIVRLPSVHLGFAAQTERGLVVPVVKDAGGRSAESLSAEFARLTEVARQGSLTPADLTGGTFTLNNYGVFGVDGSTPIINHPEAAMLGVGRIIPKPWVYEGELAVRQVVQLSLTFDHRVCDGGTAGGFLRYVADCVENPAVLLRTL
- a CDS encoding branched-chain alpha keto acid dehydrogenase E1 beta subunit (Pyrimidine (PYR) binding domain of the beta subunits of the E1 components of human pyruvate dehydrogenase complex (E1- PDHc) and related proteins; cd07036;~Pyruvate/2-oxoglutarate dehydrogenase complex, dehydrogenase (E1) component, eukaryotic type, beta subunit [Energyproduction and conversion]; COG0022;~TPP binding site [chemical binding];~Transketolase, C-terminal domain; pfam02780;~alpha subunit interface [polypeptide binding];~branched-chain alpha keto acid dehydrogenase E1 beta subunit [Streptomyces pristinaespiralis ATCC25486];~heterodimer interface [polypeptide binding];~identified by MetaGeneAnnotator; putative); the protein is MTTHTTARPAAKAAAKPATMAQALQRAMRDAMAEDPTVHVMGEDVGTLGGVFRVTDGLAKEFGEDRCTDTPLAEAGILGAAVGMAMYGLRPVVEMQFDAFAYPAFEQLVSHVSRMRNRTRGTMPMPLVVRIPYGGGIGGVEHHSDSSEIYYMATPGLHVVTPATVEDAYGLLRAAIASDDPVVFLEPKRLYWSKSDWSPEAPAAVEPIGKAVVRRPGTSATLVTYGPSLPVCLEAAEAAAAEGWDLEVVDLRSLVPFDEETVCASVRRTGRAVVVHESTGFAGPGAEIAARITERCFHHLEAPVLRVAGFDIPYPPPMLERHHLPGVDRILDAVARLQWEAQS
- a CDS encoding E1-alpha branched-chain alpha keto acid dehydrogenase (E1-alpha branched-chain alpha keto acid dehydrogenase [Streptomyces albus J1074];~TPP-binding site [chemical binding];~Thiamine pyrophosphate (TPP) family, E1 of PDC_ADC_BCADC subfamily, TPP-binding module; composed of proteins similarto the E1 components of the human pyruvate dehydrogenase complex (PDC), the acetoin dehydrogenase complex (ADC) and the branched chain...; cd02000;~heterodimer interface [polypeptide binding];~identified by MetaGeneAnnotator; putative;~phosphorylation loop region [posttranslational modification];~pyruvate dehydrogenase E1 component, alpha subunit; TIGR03181;~tetramer interface [polypeptide binding]), producing the protein MQQRSSTVQEPPGAARDYRLTPPPAWQPRTDPAPLLPDAEPVRVLGTDAVADADPALLRRLYAELIRGRRYNAQATALTKQGRLAVYPSTTGQEACEVAAALALEERDWLFPSYRDTLAAVARGLDPVEALTLLRGDWHTGYDPHEHRIAPLSTPLATQLPHAVGLAHAARLKGDDVVALAMVGDGGTSEGDFHKALNFAAVWQAPVVFLVQNNGFAISVPLAKQTAAPSLAHKAVGYGMPGRLVDGNDAVAVHQVLTEAVTRARRGGGPTLVEAVTYRIDAHTNADDATRYRGDAEVETWRAHDPIVILERELTERGILDEDGRRAAAEDAEEMAARLRERMNADPVLDPMDLFAHVYAEKTAQLREQAAQLRAELDAESEA
- a CDS encoding transcription regulator asnC (AsnC family; pfam01037;~Helix-turn-helix domains; cl00088;~Transcriptional regulators [Transcription]; COG1522;~identified by MetaGeneAnnotator; putative;~transcription regulator AsnC [Streptomyces pristinaespiralis ATCC25486]), translating into MVTPPGPARPLDTIDRAILRLLQADGRASVRSVAERVHVSRANAYARINRLIDDGVIRGFGARVDYERAGHGASAYITLKIVQNSWRTVREQLQALPGAAHIALVSGDFDVLLLVHTPDNRTLRELVLTRLQSMPEVLSTRTLLVFEETDLDPDPGHGD